A region from the Brevibacterium paucivorans genome encodes:
- a CDS encoding DUF5998 family protein, which yields MSVSGALLRDLQDAGYYPHLAANIIGDVLFDEPVVEHCVHMETHMDFESIHRHVTAFVLTETRLILVHVDDEPAGSSQSMRGVASVEDIPFDRIRTVILSRIYENPAHFKPGDKPVEVGVSLGWESVRRLEVFPESCADPQCDADHGYGGTSVPEDVNLRVSAQAEGQAAVDQAERFALTLKKLVYRARRDAS from the coding sequence ATGTCTGTTTCCGGCGCGCTTCTTCGTGACTTGCAAGACGCGGGGTACTACCCACACCTCGCAGCGAACATCATTGGCGATGTTCTTTTTGACGAACCCGTAGTGGAACACTGCGTACACATGGAAACGCACATGGACTTCGAGTCGATCCACCGGCACGTGACCGCGTTCGTGCTCACGGAAACCCGGCTGATCCTGGTTCATGTCGATGACGAACCCGCTGGTTCGTCCCAGTCCATGCGGGGTGTGGCGAGTGTCGAAGACATTCCGTTCGACAGGATCCGCACAGTGATTCTCAGCCGGATCTATGAGAACCCCGCCCACTTCAAACCAGGTGACAAACCCGTGGAAGTGGGCGTCAGCCTAGGGTGGGAATCGGTGCGCAGGCTCGAGGTGTTCCCCGAGTCGTGCGCCGACCCTCAGTGCGATGCCGACCACGGCTACGGAGGCACTTCGGTTCCAGAAGACGTGAACCTGCGGGTTTCCGCGCAAGCCGAAGGCCAAGCCGCTGTCGACCAGGCAGAACGTTTTGCGTTGACTTTGAAGAAACTCGTCTACCGTGCTCGACGGGACGCCTCATAA